A single region of the Populus nigra chromosome 2, ddPopNigr1.1, whole genome shotgun sequence genome encodes:
- the LOC133682531 gene encoding U-box domain-containing protein 33-like isoform X1 — translation MFPEKIEQQQSVNHQQRTTNTVPADKVVIAVKAEKVISKTALAWALTHVVHPGDGITLLAVFTKEKSGKRFWNFPRLAGDCGSDQRKRLPDCVSEISENCSQMMLQFHNLIEVGVRIKVVSSTPGSVVVAEARRNGANWVVLDKKLKQELKHCIEELRCNIVVMKGSQAKVLRLNLGCSNEVQNPYYSAAASPEKDVGMLLGHRMKHSTPVSSPEEPSTPYSRTGEGSSSSSYDTEMPLFLVYEQNPLFQGLNKIKHTLKDDQNNYDDQLRAMYSDGERIVPLSTNPISAVSSGQKSVFWIPQKHIVDGKVSKTLNCRNTCKIKSPTSRTLLDKFVQYDHDALASRLIQSHQKEIVSSGIRHAVSLGRTSSMPPPLCSLCQHKTPTFGKPPRQFSYEELEEATEGFSDMNFLAEGGFSKVYRGVLRDGQVVAVKLLKYGGSQADADFCREVRVLSCALHRNVVLLIGFCIDGKKRVLVYEYICNGSLDFHLHGNKRAPLDWNSRLKIAIGTARGLRYLHEDCRVGCVVHRDMRPHNILVTHNFEPLVADFGLARWHAECTIGIEERVIGTSGYVAPEYTSGGKITQKADVFSFGLVLLELMTGQRISMLQFYRGRNFLSDCFHPVTALEPSHVMESIYQLLDPCLASEQLPEFACQLQAMGLAASLCLRQDPETRPPMSKVLGILEGGDLAVPLSLDVNSVGNRSGRLRGLSSGTQPDRRRGHSRKLSH, via the exons ATGTTTCCGGAGAAAATTGAACAGCAACAGAGTGTTAACCACCAACAACGCACCACCAACACGGTGCCGGCAGACAAAGTGGTGATCGCAGTGAAAGCAGAGAAAGTGATATCCAAGACAGCATTAGCTTGGGCTCTCACTCACGTTGTCCATCCTGGCGATGGCATAACGTTGCTTGCTGTCTTCACTAAGGAAAAATCCG GTAAAAGGTTTTGGAACTTTCCGAGGTTGGCTGGAGATTGTGGGAGTGATCAACGTAAGAGGTTGCCGGATTGTGTTTCTGAAATCTCCGAGAATTGTTCTCAGATGATGCTTCAGTTTCATAACCTGATTGAG GTTGGAGTGAGGATCAAGGTGGTGTCAAGTACACCGGGCAGTGTTGTGGTGGCTGAAGCAAGGCGCAATGGAGCCAACTGGGTTGTCCTGGACAA AAAACTGAAGCAAGAGCTGAAGCACTGCATTGAGGAACTTCGATGCAACATTGTTGTAATGAAAGGCTCTCAGGCAAAAGTTCTCAGGCTTAACTTGGGATGCTCGAATGAAGTCCAAAACCCATACTATTCTGCTGCTGCTTCTCCAGAAAAAGATGTTGGGATGCTGCTTGGACACAGGATGAAGCATTCTACTCCTGTGAGCAGCCCTGAAGAACCAAGTACTCCCTACTCGAGAACCGGAGAAGGTTCGTCATCGTCAAGCTATGATACGGAGATGcctctttttcttgtttatgaGCAAAATCCTCTTTTTCAAGGactgaataaaataaaacacacatTAAAAGATGACCAAAACAACTACGATGACCAACTTAGAGCTATGTACTCAGATGGGGAAAGAATTGTCCCTCTGTCAACAAACCCAATATCAGCCGTAAGCAGTGGTCAGAAGAGTGTATTTTGGATTCCCCAAAAACACATTGTTGATGGGAAGGTCTCCAAAACCCTGAATTGCAGAAATACTTGCAAAATTAAATCTCCAACTTCCAGAACTCTACTTGATAAGTTTGTGCAATATGATCACGATGCTCTGGCTAGTAGGCTCATCCAGAGCCATCAAAAAGAGATTGTAAGCTCAGGTATCAGACATGCAGTTTCTCTAGGTAGAACTTCTTCAATGCCCCCTCCTTTATGTTCTTTATGCCAACACAAGACACCAACTTTTGGAAAACCTCCAAGACAGTTCTCTTATGAAGAGCTGGAAGAAGCTACAGAAGGATTCTCGGATATGAATTTCTTGGCAGAAGGTGGTTTTAGCAAAGTTTATAGAGGGGTGTTAAGGGATGGACAGGTAGTTGCAGTGAAGCTCTTAAAGTATGGTGGTTCTCAAGCAGATGCTGATTTCTGCAGGGAAGTGAGGGTATTGAGCTGTGCGCTACACAGGAACGTTGTGTTGTTGATTGGATTTTGCATTGATGGCAAGAAGAGAGTATTGGTTTATGAGTACATATGCAATGGGTCCCTGGACTTCCATTTGCACG GAAACAAAAGAGCACCTCTAGATTGGAACTCAAGACTGAAAATAGCAATTGGGACAGCAAGAGGTTTACGATATCTTCATGAAGACTGCAGAGTGGGTTGTGTGGTGCACAGAGACATGAGGCCTCATAATATCCTCGTAACCCATAATTTTGAACCTCTG GTTGCTGATTTTGGGCTTGCTAGGTGGCACGCTGAATGTACTATCGGTATCGAAGAGCGAGTCATTGGAACTTCAGG GTATGTTGCACCAGAGTACACCAGTGGTGGAAAAATCACGCAGAAAGCTGACGTATTTTCATTTGGATTGGTTTTATTAGAGCTAATGACAGGTCAAAGAATCAGCATGCTGCAATTTTACAGGGGACGGAATTTTTTGTCCGACTGTTTCCATCCTGTTACTGCATTAGAACCAAGTCATGTCATGGAAAGTATTTATCAATTACTGGATCCATGTTTGGCCTCAGAGCAACTCCCTGAATTTGCCTGTCAACTACAAGCTATGGGCCTTGCCGCTTCCTTGTGCCTCCGTCAAGATCCAGAAACCAGACCTCCAATGTCAAAG GTCCTTGGAATACTTGAGGGGGGTGACCTGGCCGTTCCTCTGAGTTTAGACGTGAATTCAGTTGGTAATAGAAGTGGCCGTCTGCGTGGTCTGAGCTCAGGCACACAGCCTGACAGAAGGAGGGGTCATTCTCGTAAGCTTTCtcattga
- the LOC133681531 gene encoding cytochrome P450 CYP82D47-like: protein MEFFNLPFLTNNMTSNPMCLIFILICSIFWISRKFLAGTGKKKAAPKAGGAWPVIGHLHLLGGAEPPHKVLGIMAEKYGPIFTIKMGVHRALVVSNWETARECFTTHDKAFSGRPRTLASELLTYDGAMMGFSPYGPYWRQVRKITTVELLSNYRLEKLKDVRESEVRAFLKELYKLWDENRGSASKSKSNLVLVEMKRWFGDLTLNIVLRTIVGKTVGYITNVEDEESVKGWKKGLKDFFHWTRVFSVSDALPFLRFLDLGGHGEAMKKTAKELDLVVEDWLQEHKRKRAAGIVKGKEDFMDLMLDVFDNDAEAVQGGDSDTINKATSLALILAASDTTAVTLSWALSLLVNNPNVLKKAQLELDTHVGKERQVEESDVQNLVYLKAVLKETLRLYPAAPLSLPHEAIEDCTIDGYHVPRGTRLLVNVSKIHRDERVWSNPNEFDPERFLTTHRGFDVRGKNFEFFPFGSGRRMCPGVSFALHVMDLALATLLHGFDFATPSGEPVDMHESSGLTNLRATPLEVLLSPRLSSRLYGH, encoded by the exons ATGGAGTTTTTTAATCTTCCATTCCTCACCAATAACATGACCTCCAATCccatgtgtttaatttttattttaatctgtTCAATCTTCTGgatttcaagaaaatttttaGCAGGCACAGGCAAGAAGAAAGCAGCACCAAAAGCTGGTGGAGCATGGCCTGTGATTGGCCACCTCCATCTGTTAGGAGGGGCGGAACCTCCCCATAAAGTACTGGGCATTATGGCTGAAAAATATGGACCCATCTTCACAATCAAGATGGGCGTGCACCGAGCTTTGGTAGTAAGCAATTGGGAGACCGCCAGGGAGTGTTTCACCACCCATGATAAAGCCTTTTCCGGTCGTCCGAGAACACTTGCCTCTGAGCTTTTGACCTACGATGGTGCAATGATGGGTTTTAGCCCATATGGGCCTTATTGGCGTCAAGTCCGCAAAATAACCACGGTTGAGCTTCTATCAAACTACCGGCTAGAGAAGCTGAAAGATGTACGAGAGAGCGAGGTAAGGGCATTTCTGAAAGAGTTGTACAAGTTATGGGACGAGAATAGAGGTAgtgcatcaaaatcaaaaagtaATCTGGTATTGGTGGAAATGAAAAGATGGTTTGGAGATCTAACATTAAACATCGTTCTTAGAACAATTGTTGGAAAAACAGTGGGATATATCACAAACGTTGAGGATGAGGAGAGTGTGAAAGGATGGAAAAAGGGATTGAAGGATTTTTTTCATTGGACAAGGGTGTTTTCGGTGTCTGATGCGCTACCATTTTTAAGGTTTTTGGATCTTGGGGGGCATGGGGAGGCTATGAAGAAGACTGCAAAAGAACTGGACCTTGTTGTTGAAGATTGGCTCCAAGAACACAAGCGAAAAAGAGCTGCTGGAATTGTTAAGGGTAAGGAGGACTTCATGGATTTGATGCTAGATGTTTTCGATAATGATGCAGAAGCAGTTCAAGGCGGAGATTCTGATACCATCAACAAAGCTACATCCCTG GCACTTATTCTGGCAGCCTCAGACACGACAGCAGTGACTTTGTCATGGGCTCTCTCTTTACTAGTCAATAATCCTAATGTGCTAAAGAAGGCACAGCTTGAATTAGACACCCACGTTGGTAAGGAAAGACAAGTGGAAGAATCGGATGTGCAAAATTTGGTCTATCTTAAAGCTGTGCTCAAGGAAACGCTGCGTTTATACCCAGCTGCACCACTCTCGTTACCGCATGAGGCCATTGAGGATTGCACCATAGATGGCTACCATGTTCCGAGAGGGACAAGACTTCTTGTTAATGTTTCGAAGATTCATCGTGATGAAAGGGTGTGGTCCAATCCTAACGAGTTTGATCCGGAAAGATTTCTAACAACTCACAGAGGTTTTGATGTTAGAGGGAAAAACTTCGAGTTTTTTCCATTTGGAAGTGGCAGAAGAATGTGCCCTGGAGTATCTTTTGCCCTTCATGTCATGGATCTAGCACTGGCTACATTGCTACATGGGTTTGATTTTGCAACCCCGTCAGGTGAACCAGTTGACATGCACGAGAGCAGTGGATTAACCAACCTCCGAGCAACGCCCCTCGAAGTTCTTCTCAGTCCACGCCTTTCTTCTCGTCTATATGGACATTAA
- the LOC133682531 gene encoding cysteine-rich receptor-like protein kinase 42 isoform X2 has product MFPEKIEQQQSVNHQQRTTNTVPADKVVIAVKAEKVISKTALAWALTHVVHPGDGITLLAVFTKEKSGKRFWNFPRLAGDCGSDQRKRLPDCVSEISENCSQMMLQFHNLIEVGVRIKVVSSTPGSVVVAEARRNGANWVVLDKKLKQELKHCIEELRCNIVVMKGSQAKVLRLNLGCSNEVQNPYYSAAASPEKDVGMLLGHRMKHSTPVSSPEEPSTPYSRTGEGNKRAPLDWNSRLKIAIGTARGLRYLHEDCRVGCVVHRDMRPHNILVTHNFEPLVADFGLARWHAECTIGIEERVIGTSGYVAPEYTSGGKITQKADVFSFGLVLLELMTGQRISMLQFYRGRNFLSDCFHPVTALEPSHVMESIYQLLDPCLASEQLPEFACQLQAMGLAASLCLRQDPETRPPMSKVLGILEGGDLAVPLSLDVNSVGNRSGRLRGLSSGTQPDRRRGHSRKLSH; this is encoded by the exons ATGTTTCCGGAGAAAATTGAACAGCAACAGAGTGTTAACCACCAACAACGCACCACCAACACGGTGCCGGCAGACAAAGTGGTGATCGCAGTGAAAGCAGAGAAAGTGATATCCAAGACAGCATTAGCTTGGGCTCTCACTCACGTTGTCCATCCTGGCGATGGCATAACGTTGCTTGCTGTCTTCACTAAGGAAAAATCCG GTAAAAGGTTTTGGAACTTTCCGAGGTTGGCTGGAGATTGTGGGAGTGATCAACGTAAGAGGTTGCCGGATTGTGTTTCTGAAATCTCCGAGAATTGTTCTCAGATGATGCTTCAGTTTCATAACCTGATTGAG GTTGGAGTGAGGATCAAGGTGGTGTCAAGTACACCGGGCAGTGTTGTGGTGGCTGAAGCAAGGCGCAATGGAGCCAACTGGGTTGTCCTGGACAA AAAACTGAAGCAAGAGCTGAAGCACTGCATTGAGGAACTTCGATGCAACATTGTTGTAATGAAAGGCTCTCAGGCAAAAGTTCTCAGGCTTAACTTGGGATGCTCGAATGAAGTCCAAAACCCATACTATTCTGCTGCTGCTTCTCCAGAAAAAGATGTTGGGATGCTGCTTGGACACAGGATGAAGCATTCTACTCCTGTGAGCAGCCCTGAAGAACCAAGTACTCCCTACTCGAGAACCGGAGAAG GAAACAAAAGAGCACCTCTAGATTGGAACTCAAGACTGAAAATAGCAATTGGGACAGCAAGAGGTTTACGATATCTTCATGAAGACTGCAGAGTGGGTTGTGTGGTGCACAGAGACATGAGGCCTCATAATATCCTCGTAACCCATAATTTTGAACCTCTG GTTGCTGATTTTGGGCTTGCTAGGTGGCACGCTGAATGTACTATCGGTATCGAAGAGCGAGTCATTGGAACTTCAGG GTATGTTGCACCAGAGTACACCAGTGGTGGAAAAATCACGCAGAAAGCTGACGTATTTTCATTTGGATTGGTTTTATTAGAGCTAATGACAGGTCAAAGAATCAGCATGCTGCAATTTTACAGGGGACGGAATTTTTTGTCCGACTGTTTCCATCCTGTTACTGCATTAGAACCAAGTCATGTCATGGAAAGTATTTATCAATTACTGGATCCATGTTTGGCCTCAGAGCAACTCCCTGAATTTGCCTGTCAACTACAAGCTATGGGCCTTGCCGCTTCCTTGTGCCTCCGTCAAGATCCAGAAACCAGACCTCCAATGTCAAAG GTCCTTGGAATACTTGAGGGGGGTGACCTGGCCGTTCCTCTGAGTTTAGACGTGAATTCAGTTGGTAATAGAAGTGGCCGTCTGCGTGGTCTGAGCTCAGGCACACAGCCTGACAGAAGGAGGGGTCATTCTCGTAAGCTTTCtcattga